The sequence TGATGGAGGAGCGATCGGCACCTGCCACCTGCAATTGTGATTCAAGATAAATCAACACTAAATTGACTTTTTCCATGGTGATACAAAAGACATCAATCGGTTTTCTTTtgggaggggtgggggggagaaGCAAATTACACAACAGAAAATTTACCTCAGATATTCTCAAGAAGTGACCCCTGTTGTTACTCCCAAGATCAAAGAAGAATCTCTTCTGATCAGTTCTGATTACCTTTGAAACCCCTAGGCTACCAAGTTCTTCCTGCGAAGGTAATTCAACTGACCGTTCTACATTTAATTCAGATGTTGAAGCAGGTTGAGTACTATGACCAGATATGAATCCCGCACCTACATCGTCAGAAAGACCCACGAGGCGTTCTGAAGGTTCAGAATTTTGCTGTTTCAACCAAAGAGAACCCATGAGACTTTATCTTTCAGGCAATAAGAGGCAATGAATTGTTGATCACAAAGTATACATACCTGATTAGGTAGGATAAAAAGCCTAGAAGCCTCATTGACCTCAGCTAAAATGTTGCGGAAAGCAGCCCATCCTTCATCCCGGGCACTTCCTGCTGGAACAATGATCGTACTGCGGTTCCTACTCACCGATGCTTCCACTACCTGAACCAAAACATGAGTTGTTAATTTCCAAAATGGGACTTGACAAACCAAGTTTACTTAAATAAATAGTCCAAGCTCTGCTGCTAAAAAATATGTATGAAAACAAGATGAtaaaaatttacatttttttaggCCGTACACCATTCAAAAGCCAACTAGTGTGTGGCAGCATAtttaaggctccatttggttaaATGAGAAGTTGAGTAAATTGAAATCCTCAATGGTTCagtaacaataaaaataaggtGAATTGTGAGTGAGCGAAAAATAGCCAAAAGAGAGAAATCAATAAATTTTATATTGAAAATCTAATCTCAGCACGCCCCATGAGTTTTTCCTTGTTGAGCAATAATAATTTGCCCAAAATAGCCACTGTCCAATTTCGgcagaaataaaacaaaaaaaatttaaaaaaaaaatcatttctacTTCATGTTGTCGGTCCCACTTGTTTTCACATCGACTTTTCTTCCACCAAAACACACCccattgaaaattttcttttatatcttctttttttaattaacttCATTTGACTACACCAGTGACACTTTTCATAAACAAGGAAACTTGATTCAACAATTCAGTACTCCATGGACATTTCCATTAAGCTAGATTCCCGAGTAAGAAGCATCAAAAAGAGAGTGAGTTTGGGATCAAGGTTGGAATGGCCAGTTTCCTAATTCCAACCTACACTTGTTTGGCAATAACTTGAAATAGAACAAGAGATTGACTGTCttctgatgcagattcttcaccaaactaggcttgttttattaggaataagcttagggttgggttgtatacgtgttgggccttcagtccatgtggtttggagtatattgggctacttttatgggtctaaactaagggttctaaggttgcatacgggattcaatgatttgtttcctttttctttagtttcctttttagatgggattatttagtttctaattttcagtcataaattagtttctatttctagtttagcaactaaaggactttctattttgtaagtttctattttcagatttagtaactagttgagtttctaattcttagtttcctattttagtttttggaaactaaagttagtttctattttatgtaacccctatcactgttataaataaagatgatggctaTTTTAATGAGTCACGATTTGACAAActacatggctgctgctgctgctttctctgcaagagaacttctttgtgtttgatcaaggaagaagggcttggtgtctgatccaggtgactccttgcggcgtgaagtccaggagggttcTTAGTgtgtttccttctcttctttacaATCTATATTCAAGCCAATATTGTTGCTACAACcaggtatttattttttaactgcTGCCCAGAAATTCTGCAACTGGTTCCAATCTGCCTCCTCTAAAAAGGGCAGTTCCAGCCCTCGGTTTGAGCCCAGATTTTGATTGATTGTTTATCCATATACTACTAAGGATCGATCCAAGTTTGGTACTGATCAGACCATGGGTTTGTCAGTTTCTGAGTTTTCTTCAATGCTGGTCGATggtgatttctgcccagaaattatTGTCTGATTTGTGTTATCTGCtactgttggttgctgcctatGTTTTTCTGAGGGAATGGACCTGCTATTCAGTATTCCGATTTGTTTATTTGTCACCTAAACATCTGCTATTGAAGATTCTGAACTTGTTAGGATCGATTGCCTGCTCTCAGAACCTGCTGTCCCAGAATCGAGTTCTGATTTTGGTTATCTGGTTCTGCTATGTTTTGATTCTGATCCTACTTATTCAACTACTCTAATTTTATTGCTGGAGCTTCTAATTGTTGATGCAAACTCTGCTTTCTGAAATTCCTGATTGTGGATCTGATAATTCTGGTTTGTTTAAGGACTGTTGACTGATTATTCTGGACTATTGTTGGGTGgttatttggttgttctttggtttataataTCCTGCAATTTTGGGACTGGTTTTCAAATCTATTCCTACATTACATCGCCAAGGCTGCGATTTGGTATCCTGGCGGAAAGAGAAGTTTAtagcagtgctacgatttacgtgactcacaaatggcagttgccattggctgataggtgtcaccatggcaccgccatggatgccaggtcacgcatgattcactaggcggtcgattttttataaaatgcagggtgattttgatagggctatgttgatttttgatgatttgatgttgcttaatgttggttttatatgttatagggtatatattgtaggcttgtagcatgctaaataactttagagaataggggaaataaaaaagtaccatactaaataactttagaaaatagggaaaacaaaaaatgacacatgggcgatttgaccgccatggcaacgccataatgggcgattcatcgccgaGAACCCAATCACAAATGCACTTCTCACAGCATCACAGGGGGTAAATCAAAATAACTTCATGCAATTAGCCTTGGGTTTACagatatatatatcatactactatataaaagtacgtactccctgtctttggtatactttttcaaaatgaccaaaaaaccattaacatctaccaaaaaaattcccaaatgaccaaaagaACACccgaaaaaatccccaaatgaccaaaatcccctcaaaattgaatatgaaacaaatatcataataaactctctataattctctctctctctctctctctctaaacgtggaggagaaagggggagagtggagtattaaaaaggcatataattacaaaccctatacccactcatcctctcacccctaaaaatggaagataaatcgaataataataataaactctataattctcactctctccctctctaaacgtggaggagaaagggggagagtggagagagaaatagagaaaattatggtgaatggggatggaatgaacaattatggagagagatacaccaacaaaaaaagaagttaataataataaactctccataattctctatttctctctccctctctctctctctctctctctctctctcaaggagagagtaataattaattataattattaattaattaaatattaaaaatgattaaaaaaatgcatataatattcctctctctctctctctctctctctctctctccacgtcgaggagaaagggggagagtggagtattaaaaagacatataattataattattaactattaaaaagtcataattataaaccaaacaaatacactattattcctccttaaatctctctctctcactcatcgtCTTTAGAAAAATCGCGGAACACAATGGGGGGAGATTCTCCATAGagacaataaataattatagagacattaaaaaggtaagtatggagagagatatacaaaaaaaaaaaaaaaatggctcctaaaatctctccttccattccttacaaaatctaaacgtgAAGGAAGGGGTAtattctctctataattctctttctctcactcatctctctaaacgtggaggagagaggagtggagtaatcattaattataattattacatattaaagggataaaaaaaataaccacaaaattatagtatagagaattatggagagatttattgcgctattataattataaaccaaacaaatgcactattattcctccttaaatctctctctctctcactcatcctttttggaaaaaacattgagcacaatggggggagattctccagagaattatgaaaaatagggagggaataaataattatggagatattaaaaTGGTAAATATGTtgagagatataccaaaaaaaaaaaaaaaagggctcctaaaatctctccttccatcccttacaaaatctaaacgtggaggaaggggtattttctctctataattacctttctctcactcatctctctgaacgtggaggagaaaggggtggagtaatcattaattaaaattattacgtattaaagggataaaaaaatagtcacaaaattatagtcacataattatggatagatttattgcataaaaatggtatctttcaatcaactttcatcgactttacaagtttttatgcaatagaatccttccttatatataccacagagatgacaaaaaatcaactacaatatcccacgatttctcaattttctgtcTTTTACAACAATAGttcagaatatttcaaattcctatttatttttctattacaGTAGCACAAAAGTTCTCAACTTcagcttctttttctcttggatCACTGGCActgcatttctcaatttcaaaaactccacatccacaaggtagtataattcatttaatctcatataattcatttaatctgCAAGATAGAGCTCAGGTGGAGAAGCTATTGCACTATATTATGGAAAAATCTCCAGAGGATGCGGAAAGCAAGCATGTTTTCACGTACACCGCTTTGACTTGATCAGAgattagttttttcttaatcagtctccatggtttgtaatattatggtttattagtattattgttatatgttaTGAGAGAATTATTTGTGAAATTGATGCCATTCTCAAGACCTCCGTAGAGGAAGACGAGACAcatgttttt is a genomic window of Macadamia integrifolia cultivar HAES 741 chromosome 13, SCU_Mint_v3, whole genome shotgun sequence containing:
- the LOC122059054 gene encoding transcription factor Pur-alpha 1-like produces the protein MECCLIFSMPMKLTDYEKVLTVPFWKLTTHVLVQVVEASVSRNRSTIIVPAGSARDEGWAAFRNILAEVNEASRLFILPNQQNSEPSERLVGLSDDVGAGFISGHSTQPASTSELNVERSVELPSQEELGSLGVSKVIRTDQKRFFFDLGSNNRGHFLRISEVAGADRSSIILPLSGLKQFHEMIGHFVEITKDRLEGMTGANVRTVEPPHRGI